Proteins found in one Homalodisca vitripennis isolate AUS2020 chromosome 4, UT_GWSS_2.1, whole genome shotgun sequence genomic segment:
- the LOC124359511 gene encoding mitochondrial glutamate carrier 1-like isoform X1, which yields MSALGNSYHVIKLWSQTKPEGSQPQFSLVPKIVNGGIAGIIGVSCVFPLDLVKTRLQNQTVGPNGERMYTSMLDCFKKTYRAEGYFGMYRGSAVNILLITPEKAIKLAANDFFRYHLSTGSGKLPLGREMLAGGSAGFCQIIITTPMELLKIQMQDAGRVAAQAKLEGKTVPKVSATSLALELLKTKGIFGLYRGIGATMLRDVSFSIVYFPLFARLNALGPRKNDGSGEAVFWCSFLSGCAAGSLAALAVNPFDVVKTRLQAISKVEGGPRYTGIADAFVKTLKNEGPLAFFKGGACRMIVIAPLFGIAQTVYYLGVAERLLGYHK from the exons ATGAGTGCGCTTGGAAATTCTTATCACGTGATTAAACTAtg GTCACAGACAAAGCCAGAAGGTAGTCAACCACAATTCTC CCTTGTTCCAAAAATAGTAAATGGTGGAATAGCTGGCATTATTGGAGTATCATGTGTCTTCCCGCTGGATCTAGTGAAAACCCGTCTTCAAAACCAAACTGTCGGCCCCAATGGGGAACGCATGTACACATCAAT GCTGGACTGCTTCAAGAAAACTTACCGGGCTGAGGGATATTTCGGCATGTACAGAGGCTCAGCTGTGAACATTCTCCTCATCACACCTGAGAAGGCAATAAAACTGGCAGCTAACGACTTCTTCAGATATCACCTCTCTACTGGTTCAGG AAAGCTACCATTAGGGAGAGAGATGTTGGCGGGAGGCAGTGCTGGTTTCTGCCAGATCATTATCACCACTCCCATGGAACTGCTCAAGATCCAGATGCAGGATGCGGGCAGAGTGGCTGCTCAAGCTAAACTAG AAGGAAAAACAGTACCAAAAGTGTCAGCAACATCGTTAGCGCTGGAACTTCTGAAAACTAAGGGAATATTTGGTCTCTATAGAGGAATTGGAGCTACAATGTTGAGGGATGTATCGTTTTCCATTGTTTACTTCCCCTTGTTTGCTAGACTGAACGCTTTGGGACCTCGAAAGAACGATGGATCAG GAGAGGCAGTGTTCTGGTGCAGTTTTCTCTCTGGCTGTGCCGCCGGTTCTCTAGCTGCTCTAGCTGTCAATCCCTTTGATGTTGTCAAGACTAGGTTACAAGCCATCAGTAAGGTGGAGGGTGGACCACGCTACACAGGAATCGCAGATGCTTTTGT GAAAACGCTGAAGAATGAGGGTCCATTGGCGTTCTTCAAGGGTGGTGCCTGCCGAATGATCGTCATTGCTCCACTGTTCGGTATCGCCCAAACCGTCTACTACCTGGGTGTTGCTGAGAGACTTCTTGGCTACCACAAGTAA
- the LOC124359511 gene encoding mitochondrial glutamate carrier 1-like isoform X2, which produces MSQTKPEGSQPQFSLVPKIVNGGIAGIIGVSCVFPLDLVKTRLQNQTVGPNGERMYTSMLDCFKKTYRAEGYFGMYRGSAVNILLITPEKAIKLAANDFFRYHLSTGSGKLPLGREMLAGGSAGFCQIIITTPMELLKIQMQDAGRVAAQAKLEGKTVPKVSATSLALELLKTKGIFGLYRGIGATMLRDVSFSIVYFPLFARLNALGPRKNDGSGEAVFWCSFLSGCAAGSLAALAVNPFDVVKTRLQAISKVEGGPRYTGIADAFVKTLKNEGPLAFFKGGACRMIVIAPLFGIAQTVYYLGVAERLLGYHK; this is translated from the exons AT GTCACAGACAAAGCCAGAAGGTAGTCAACCACAATTCTC CCTTGTTCCAAAAATAGTAAATGGTGGAATAGCTGGCATTATTGGAGTATCATGTGTCTTCCCGCTGGATCTAGTGAAAACCCGTCTTCAAAACCAAACTGTCGGCCCCAATGGGGAACGCATGTACACATCAAT GCTGGACTGCTTCAAGAAAACTTACCGGGCTGAGGGATATTTCGGCATGTACAGAGGCTCAGCTGTGAACATTCTCCTCATCACACCTGAGAAGGCAATAAAACTGGCAGCTAACGACTTCTTCAGATATCACCTCTCTACTGGTTCAGG AAAGCTACCATTAGGGAGAGAGATGTTGGCGGGAGGCAGTGCTGGTTTCTGCCAGATCATTATCACCACTCCCATGGAACTGCTCAAGATCCAGATGCAGGATGCGGGCAGAGTGGCTGCTCAAGCTAAACTAG AAGGAAAAACAGTACCAAAAGTGTCAGCAACATCGTTAGCGCTGGAACTTCTGAAAACTAAGGGAATATTTGGTCTCTATAGAGGAATTGGAGCTACAATGTTGAGGGATGTATCGTTTTCCATTGTTTACTTCCCCTTGTTTGCTAGACTGAACGCTTTGGGACCTCGAAAGAACGATGGATCAG GAGAGGCAGTGTTCTGGTGCAGTTTTCTCTCTGGCTGTGCCGCCGGTTCTCTAGCTGCTCTAGCTGTCAATCCCTTTGATGTTGTCAAGACTAGGTTACAAGCCATCAGTAAGGTGGAGGGTGGACCACGCTACACAGGAATCGCAGATGCTTTTGT GAAAACGCTGAAGAATGAGGGTCCATTGGCGTTCTTCAAGGGTGGTGCCTGCCGAATGATCGTCATTGCTCCACTGTTCGGTATCGCCCAAACCGTCTACTACCTGGGTGTTGCTGAGAGACTTCTTGGCTACCACAAGTAA